A window from Triticum aestivum cultivar Chinese Spring chromosome 6D, IWGSC CS RefSeq v2.1, whole genome shotgun sequence encodes these proteins:
- the LOC123143529 gene encoding beta-amylase 8 isoform X6 translates to MIRIATITHSCSYLQQGAFQATSLETPVFTNSLNSYAIGTPLDSQASALQTDDSLSPSSLDSVVVAEQSIKNESYGNSSSANSLNCMGSDQLLRASAVCAGDFTKTPYIPVYASLSMGIINCYCQLVDPEAVRAELRHLKSLNVDGVVVDCWWGIVEAWTPQKYEWSGYRDLFGIIKEFKLKVQVVLSFHGSGECGSGGVLIALPRWVLEIAQENQDIFFTDREGRRNTECLSWGIDKERVLRGRTGIEVYFDFMRSFHMEFRSLSEEGLISAIEVGLGASGELRYPSCPEKMGWRYPGIGEFQCYDRYMQKNLRQSALARGHLFWARGPDNAGYYNSRSHETGFFCDGGDYDSYYGRFFLNWYSGILIDHVDQVLSLATLAFDGAAIVVKIPSIYWWYRTASHAAELTAGFYNPTNRDGYSPVFRMLKKHSIILKVVCYGPEFTVQENDEAFADPEGLTWQVMNAAWDHGLSVSVESALPCLDVDMYSRILDTAKPRNDPDRHHLSFFAYRQRTPFLLQRDVCFSELETFVKCMHGEATQNFVD, encoded by the exons ATGATTCGCATTGCGACCATAACACATTCATGTTCGTATTTGCAGCAGGGGGCTTTCCAGGCTACTTCTCTGGAAACCCCAGTTTTTACCAACTCTCTGAACAGCTACGCCATTGGGACGCCATTAGATTCCCAGGCTTCAGCCCTACAAACAGATGATAGCCTGTCACCGTCGTCATTGGATTCAGTCGTGGTGGCAGAGCAAAGCATAAAGAATGAGAGCTATGGGAATTCAAGTTCAGCCAATTCTCTGAATTGCATGGGAAGTGACCAG CTATTGAGAGCATCAGCAGTATGCGCGGGTGATTTCACGAAAACTCCATATATACCAGTGTACGCCTCTTTGTCT ATGGGCATTATCAATTGTTATTGCCAATTGGTTGATCCTGAGGCTGTACGCGCTGAACTAAGGCATCTAAAGTCTTTGAATGTTGATGGAGTTGTTGTAGACTGTTGGTGGGGGATTGTGGAAGCCTGGACTCCTCAAAAATATGAATGGTCTGGCTACAGGGATCTTTTTGGTATTATTAAAGAGTTCAAGCTAAAAGTTCAG GTTGTATTGTCATTTCATGGGTCTGGGGAGTGTGGATCTGGTGGTGTGTTAATTGCTCTTCCTAGGTGGGTACTGGAAATTGCACAAGAGAACCAAGATATATTTTTCACTGATCGAGAAGGTAGGAGGAATACAGAATGCCTCTCCTGGGGAATTGACAAAGAACGAGTCCTTCGAGGGAGAACTGGCATTGAG GTTTATTTTGATTTCATGAGGAGCTTTCATATGGAATTCAGAAGCTTATCTGAAGAGGGTCTTATTTCTGCTATTGAGGTTGGATTAGGTGCTTCTGGAGAGCTAAGATACCCTTCGTGTCCAGAAAAAATGGGCTGGAGATATCCTGGTATTGGTGAGTTTCAG TGTTATGACAGGTATATGCAAAAGAACCTACGGCAATCAGCCTTGGCACGGGGGCATTTGTTTTGGGCCCGTGGGCCTGATAATGCTGGCTACTATAATTCAAGGTCACATGAGACTGGCTTTTTTTGTGACGGAGGTGATTATGACAGCTACTACGGGCGTTTCTTCCTTAATTGGTATTCTGGAATCCTCATAGATCATGTGGATCAGGTGCTCTCACTTGCTACTCTTGCATTTGATGGAGCAGCAATTGTGGTGAAG ATCCCCTCCATCTATTGGTGGTACAGAACTGCAAGCCATGCTGCAGAGCTTACTGCAGGATTCTACAACCCTACAAATCGAGATGGATACTCTCCAGTTTTCAGAATGCTCAAGAAGCATTCCATAATTCTTAAAGTGGTTTGTTATGGCCCAGAATTTACAGTTCAGGAGAATGATGAAGCATTTGCTGACCCAGAAGGTTTAACCTGGCAG GTTATGAACGCAGCATGGGATCATGGTCTATCTGTAAGTGTAGAGAGTGCTCTTCCATGTCTTGATGTGGACATGTACTCTCGGATCCTTGACACAGCGAAGCCGAGGAATGATCCTGACCGTCACCATCTCTCATTCTTCGCATACCGTCAGCGAACTCCATTCCTTTTGCAGAGAGATGTGTGCTTCTCAGAGCTTGAGACCTTTGTAAAGTGTATGCACG GGGAGGCTACCCAGAACTTTGTAGATTGA